A portion of the Bacteroides faecium genome contains these proteins:
- a CDS encoding fusion protein, giving the protein MTKVHLLGANRSYDRDIQTVSVNQIVVLEGYAGGSYVVYDVTHNQRGFTYHLVHTRTYDFNTSDLIRPLSEKFGIGIYYDSENPTFSDPLETATLLSKAKEKKAEEERKAKEAREEHERISKIGAVRLRPLIPSDAKAVIIGELRVSECDSYTDYYDYRTERIVILGFSKHTRNLFAEMRKCAANFEGTSYLAEYNADFEHRENYSMGDGMYLGRNKYSGWTINKEPIYSLEKFLERFAYTAGDEANICLKTPQNQTDTAEQPTASADLSALNLEIVEYSEKAIAVFGDTKPIKQILKDLNGLFRANLTYNGERRAGWIYSKKQETKVREALAICTHV; this is encoded by the coding sequence ATGACTAAAGTACATTTATTAGGAGCTAACAGAAGCTACGACAGAGACATTCAGACTGTTTCAGTCAATCAGATTGTTGTGTTGGAAGGCTACGCAGGTGGCAGTTATGTAGTCTATGACGTCACCCATAACCAACGTGGATTTACCTATCATCTTGTACATACAAGAACCTACGACTTCAACACATCCGACCTTATCCGACCGTTATCTGAAAAGTTCGGAATAGGTATCTATTACGACAGTGAGAACCCGACGTTTTCAGATCCGTTGGAAACGGCTACTTTACTTTCCAAGGCAAAAGAGAAGAAAGCCGAAGAAGAACGGAAAGCAAAAGAAGCACGGGAGGAACACGAACGTATCTCTAAAATCGGTGCAGTACGGTTGCGCCCCCTTATTCCATCGGATGCAAAAGCCGTTATTATCGGAGAATTACGGGTAAGTGAATGCGACAGTTATACCGATTACTATGATTATCGGACAGAACGAATCGTCATTTTAGGTTTCTCCAAACATACACGCAACCTCTTTGCAGAGATGCGCAAATGTGCCGCCAATTTTGAGGGAACGTCCTATTTAGCGGAATATAACGCAGACTTCGAACACCGTGAGAATTACAGCATGGGGGACGGTATGTATTTGGGCAGGAACAAGTACAGTGGTTGGACGATTAATAAAGAGCCGATTTACAGCCTTGAAAAGTTCCTTGAACGGTTTGCATACACCGCAGGGGATGAAGCAAATATTTGTTTGAAAACACCGCAAAACCAAACAGACACGGCAGAACAGCCGACAGCATCCGCAGACCTTTCTGCACTTAATCTTGAAATTGTGGAATACAGCGAAAAGGCGATAGCCGTATTCGGTGACACCAAGCCGATAAAGCAGATTTTAAAGGACTTAAACGGTCTGTTCCGTGCCAACCTCACCTATAACGGTGAAAGGCGTGCAGGGTGGATATACAGCAAGAAGCAGGAAACGAAAGTAAGGGAAGCTCTTGCGATATGTACCCACGTATAA
- a CDS encoding helix-turn-helix domain-containing protein gives MDVKIYEFMMGASAFVITVLGFMLATTILPKDGLEKLRKARNILVPSYFVLALLSLVCCFTGYDRCIEPASTLFVASFQALLFTMSMLVFIRPGEVRWSTVFRQAGAITVAGIALFISLFCFTDYYLWFFYTGIAAYIIQLIIYTRKFTLAYYKTVQEVEDYYDEDEESRLTWVKTGFYSALAIGVMAISVLFFPILYKFFVPLYVLYYSFMVMWFVNYYRRMKFAIPVIADAPLEVKVYTNPTETDFGETDKSVKEDKEEPETIFLTKEQLLKERLQKYIDEKEYCEKDIPSSIVVDSFGMSQSFFRQYMKDSYGMDFRPWRKELRLREASRLFAENPGYTIEEVCELVGYNNSGNFNRDFKKMMGMTPKNYCKQIYLKDTNAELKASVNFNKNSRWG, from the coding sequence ATGGATGTGAAGATATACGAGTTTATGATGGGTGCTTCGGCTTTCGTGATTACAGTACTGGGATTCATGCTGGCTACTACGATATTGCCGAAAGACGGATTGGAGAAGTTACGCAAAGCTCGTAATATCCTTGTGCCTTCTTATTTTGTACTGGCCCTTCTCAGCCTGGTATGCTGCTTTACGGGCTATGACCGTTGTATTGAACCTGCCAGTACGCTTTTTGTAGCATCGTTTCAGGCTCTTCTTTTTACCATGTCCATGTTGGTTTTCATACGTCCGGGTGAAGTCAGATGGAGTACAGTGTTCCGACAGGCCGGAGCTATTACGGTGGCAGGTATTGCCCTGTTTATCTCCTTGTTTTGTTTTACAGATTATTATTTGTGGTTTTTTTATACGGGCATCGCTGCTTATATTATTCAGTTGATTATCTATACTCGAAAATTCACGCTGGCTTACTACAAGACGGTACAAGAGGTGGAGGATTACTATGACGAGGACGAGGAAAGTCGTCTGACATGGGTAAAGACCGGGTTTTATAGTGCATTGGCTATTGGGGTCATGGCCATATCCGTTTTGTTTTTTCCCATCCTTTATAAATTCTTTGTTCCACTGTATGTGCTTTATTATAGTTTCATGGTGATGTGGTTTGTCAACTACTATCGCAGGATGAAATTTGCGATTCCGGTCATTGCGGATGCTCCACTCGAAGTAAAGGTTTATACAAACCCGACGGAAACAGACTTTGGTGAAACAGACAAGTCTGTAAAAGAGGACAAGGAGGAACCGGAAACCATTTTTCTTACAAAGGAACAGCTATTAAAAGAAAGATTGCAGAAATACATAGATGAAAAAGAATACTGTGAGAAGGATATCCCTTCCAGTATTGTGGTCGATTCTTTCGGGATGTCCCAATCATTCTTCAGGCAATATATGAAAGATAGTTATGGGATGGATTTCCGTCCGTGGCGCAAGGAGCTACGTTTACGCGAGGCATCCCGGTTGTTTGCCGAAAACCCCGGATATACGATAGAAGAAGTATGTGAATTGGTAGGGTACAACAATAGCGGTAATTTCAACAGGGATTTCAAAAAAATGATGGGAATGACTCCCAAAAATTACTGCAAACAAATCTACTTAAAGGACACTAATGCAGAACTTAAAGCGTCCGTGAATTTTAACAAAAATTCACGGTGGGGGTAA
- a CDS encoding DUF3575 domain-containing protein has protein sequence MNAWKTVLLCTLLVMVATPMFAQATDKAPQIVFRFVEGNDMFYVPWNGNGTALDSLCRMIKPAALDKGSVKVDGYSDTRKLSMIRCNRVKSELITRKGLQEEHFTTTNNVGEWNGLKNVVFVTLPLLNQLEAEKRQDAPVQMDKSTLTDTQKQPEMVAAPQEETASHTATPSNEVKQTETASSRTTKTDYGTFSLRTNLLRWATLTPDLGIEWRINRNWSIQVNGTWTSWSWDDKNRRYALWEISPEVRYYLGTQKRGYLGVMYHVGEFNYKLSDTGKQGNLMGGGITGGYLLKLNRALNLDFSLGIGCTHAEYDKYTVIDGVNVKHGKADKNYWGVNHAGISLIWTIF, from the coding sequence ATGAATGCATGGAAAACTGTGCTTTTATGCACACTACTGGTCATGGTTGCCACGCCGATGTTTGCGCAGGCGACGGACAAAGCCCCACAAATAGTATTCCGTTTTGTGGAGGGAAATGATATGTTCTATGTGCCGTGGAACGGAAACGGAACAGCACTCGATTCGTTATGCCGAATGATAAAACCGGCTGCACTGGATAAGGGAAGTGTCAAAGTGGACGGCTACAGCGATACCAGAAAACTGTCAATGATACGCTGCAACCGGGTAAAGTCCGAACTGATTACCCGTAAAGGATTACAGGAAGAACATTTCACAACGACTAATAACGTAGGCGAATGGAACGGCCTGAAAAATGTGGTATTTGTCACTTTACCTTTATTAAATCAGTTGGAAGCGGAGAAACGGCAGGATGCACCGGTACAGATGGATAAATCAACTTTAACCGACACTCAAAAGCAACCCGAAATGGTAGCCGCACCCCAGGAGGAAACGGCAAGCCACACCGCTACTCCTTCCAATGAGGTCAAACAAACAGAAACAGCTTCTTCACGGACAACCAAAACTGATTATGGCACATTCTCCCTGCGTACCAACCTGCTACGCTGGGCAACGCTTACCCCCGACCTCGGTATCGAATGGCGCATCAACCGGAATTGGAGCATACAGGTAAACGGCACATGGACTTCATGGAGTTGGGATGACAAAAACCGCCGCTATGCCCTTTGGGAAATATCACCGGAAGTACGATACTACTTGGGCACACAGAAGCGGGGTTACCTCGGCGTGATGTATCACGTGGGAGAATTCAATTACAAACTTTCCGATACCGGCAAACAGGGCAACCTGATGGGCGGAGGCATAACGGGTGGTTATCTTCTGAAACTGAACCGTGCGTTGAACCTTGATTTTTCGTTGGGTATCGGCTGCACTCATGCGGAGTATGACAAATACACGGTTATCGACGGTGTGAATGTGAAACACGGTAAGGCGGATAAGAACTACTGGGGCGTGAACCACGCCGGAATCAGCTTAATATGGACAATTTTTTAA
- a CDS encoding FimB/Mfa2 family fimbrial subunit, whose amino-acid sequence MKNNKVYLIMYGAISLLWLASCVKDDLHNTPHPDKGAVALSIDWTATEEGVVKPGSFSINLRGTENVTVEVDASTPGTLPLLLPGAYSALMYNSPDGFSITTDDATVNKATDGNTLLPTPGALFTGAAEFTAVADDTLGCVIPVVQQTRRLLFRLTVTDGAPERIASLSGTLSGVAGSIRLATGELSGAGSVIPAFTRSGAEITASLNLLGMTGTQRLTLLLTFTDGLTQTIESDLTEQLAHFNDSHTALEVSGTLKTPTAIQPGTSTITDWQVQEEKDITIN is encoded by the coding sequence ATGAAGAACAATAAAGTGTATTTAATAATGTATGGCGCAATAAGCCTGCTTTGGCTCGCTTCCTGTGTGAAGGACGACCTGCATAATACTCCGCATCCCGACAAGGGAGCAGTAGCCTTGTCCATTGACTGGACGGCAACGGAAGAAGGCGTGGTGAAACCCGGAAGTTTCTCAATCAATCTGCGTGGAACGGAAAACGTTACGGTTGAAGTCGACGCCTCCACACCCGGCACCTTGCCGCTGCTCCTGCCCGGTGCATACAGTGCATTGATGTACAACAGTCCGGACGGCTTCAGCATCACCACCGATGATGCCACAGTAAACAAAGCCACCGACGGCAACACCTTGCTGCCCACACCGGGAGCACTCTTCACGGGTGCGGCTGAATTTACCGCCGTAGCCGATGACACTTTGGGCTGTGTAATTCCCGTGGTGCAGCAGACACGCCGCCTCCTGTTCCGCCTGACCGTGACCGATGGCGCCCCGGAACGCATCGCTTCCTTGTCGGGTACACTCTCCGGTGTGGCGGGCAGCATCCGGCTTGCTACCGGTGAACTGTCGGGAGCAGGCTCCGTCATTCCCGCTTTCACACGGAGCGGAGCCGAAATCACCGCATCGCTGAACCTGTTGGGCATGACCGGCACGCAACGGCTGACATTGCTGCTGACCTTCACCGACGGACTCACCCAAACCATCGAAAGCGACCTCACGGAACAGCTCGCCCACTTCAACGACAGCCATACGGCACTCGAAGTGAGCGGTACGCTGAAAACCCCGACTGCCATCCAACCGGGCACATCTACCATCACCGACTGGCAGGTGCAGGAAGAGAAAGACATTACCATTAACTGA
- a CDS encoding fimbrillin family protein, with translation MKKILFPFALASLLFASCSNDETGTDNDLIPATFSADISLTRASLSTWDPDDAIGIYMLDAGTTNISEAAANRKYLTPAADGKFSPAAADQTIYFPVDGTRKVDFVAYYPYTAGLTDDIYKADITTQSSPASIDLMTARIASTADEPLDKDHTAVVFIFGHRLSRVEVNVEAGDGFTNADLAGLAITLSNQPLKADFELLTDKLTSGSETGTITLNTAANGRKASAIILPQEGLTGRTLTFTMKNNSIFTWDIETDRTFETGKKTVFNIRLARAGIEVTTSIQAWGIQGTVNGDIIQQ, from the coding sequence ATGAAAAAGATTTTATTTCCCTTCGCACTGGCATCACTACTGTTCGCCTCGTGCAGCAATGACGAAACCGGAACGGACAACGACCTTATCCCGGCTACCTTTAGTGCTGATATCAGCCTGACCCGTGCATCCCTCAGTACTTGGGACCCTGACGATGCCATCGGCATTTATATGCTTGATGCCGGAACGACAAATATTTCTGAAGCCGCTGCCAACCGGAAGTATCTCACTCCGGCAGCCGACGGCAAATTCTCTCCGGCCGCCGCCGACCAGACTATCTACTTTCCTGTGGACGGAACCCGGAAAGTGGACTTCGTGGCCTACTATCCATACACTGCCGGTTTGACCGACGATATCTATAAAGCTGATATTACTACCCAGAGCTCTCCGGCCTCCATCGACCTGATGACCGCCCGCATAGCGAGCACTGCCGACGAACCATTGGACAAAGACCACACCGCCGTCGTTTTCATCTTCGGGCATCGTCTGAGCCGTGTGGAAGTGAATGTGGAAGCAGGTGACGGATTCACCAATGCCGACCTTGCGGGGCTGGCCATCACCTTGAGCAACCAGCCGCTGAAAGCAGACTTTGAACTGCTGACTGACAAACTGACTTCTGGCAGCGAAACCGGCACCATCACCCTGAACACTGCCGCCAACGGGCGGAAGGCATCCGCCATCATCCTGCCGCAAGAGGGACTGACGGGACGGACGCTGACCTTCACAATGAAGAACAACTCCATTTTTACCTGGGACATAGAAACTGACCGCACTTTTGAAACCGGGAAGAAAACCGTCTTCAACATCCGCCTGGCACGCGCAGGCATTGAAGTGACCACCAGCATACAAGCGTGGGGCATACAGGGAACTGTGAATGGAGATATTATACAACAATGA
- a CDS encoding alkyl/aryl-sulfatase, whose translation MAISENKTNHTAAGNIDSFSAIRKDKIDKCFYYPPPGILHLDDTTDEKNATCGYVGGTALSHPITSGNTTVWGMNDYNAFMDDSEAPPTVNPVLWRMERLNNKNGLFQVHPKAEKGGRTGNIYQIRSYDLATMTIVKGDTGWVVIDPLTSNETAAAGWKCFCEQVDANALISAIIITHSHVDHYKGVEGIIDATGILRGVAQADFETKRGIPAGKVLVVAPNGFYNEAISENLYLGNCMSRRAVYMYGSALPKDEKGHVGSGLGKTISTGTGALLSPSFEVKPGDKELVTLYIDGLEMQFQDVPGTEAPAEFHVYIKKYRALCPGENVTHTLHNLLTSRGAKVRDPKAFGKAIDDAIRLFGNMECLIGNHHWPTWGNAECIALMEKQRDLYLYFNDQVIRLLNKGMNMEEIAETFTLPDSLNCEFYNRGYYGTVNHDVKAVVQRYIGWWDGNPANYFKYPDKEVALRFVADMGGADAVLRKAMEYFKKADYRWTVELTRQVVFNDPENMQARYLQADALEQLAYSFESGTWRNIFLSAAFELRGEPMGVLPRTNKEFITQATATLKTLTPEYIFEYFATLVNGVEAGKANLLLYVHFDDTNQTHELHLVNGVLHHKDKTEDKELAEKNVITFAGVEAFAEDFRLRMLTLHPDDCPGTKTDGGASLTSLYQFFDTFNGMWNIVEPLDSTPRKRTYLLSGFVTGTTIQWDISASACYDSITHIYDDTGKSYACAIKKKTGNDNLITLAQGQALFMGKDLYIDISSSLAHRIDVKIDTWTTVGPKGVLLHKSIYMEDSTDNDYNDVCITLTGGCGI comes from the coding sequence ATGGCAATCTCCGAAAATAAAACAAACCATACAGCAGCGGGAAACATAGATTCCTTTTCTGCCATCCGCAAGGATAAAATAGATAAATGCTTCTATTATCCTCCGCCAGGTATCCTACATTTGGACGATACGACGGACGAGAAAAACGCCACTTGCGGTTATGTGGGAGGAACGGCATTGTCGCATCCTATAACTTCGGGCAACACGACAGTGTGGGGCATGAATGATTACAATGCCTTTATGGATGATAGCGAAGCGCCCCCAACAGTCAATCCCGTGCTATGGCGTATGGAAAGGCTGAACAACAAAAACGGATTATTCCAGGTACACCCCAAAGCGGAAAAGGGTGGCAGGACCGGCAATATCTATCAGATACGCAGTTACGACCTGGCTACGATGACCATTGTCAAAGGAGATACCGGATGGGTCGTGATCGACCCATTGACCAGCAATGAGACGGCCGCCGCAGGATGGAAATGCTTTTGCGAACAAGTGGATGCCAACGCCCTGATATCTGCCATTATCATCACCCATAGCCATGTGGACCACTACAAAGGCGTGGAAGGTATCATTGACGCAACCGGCATCCTGCGCGGAGTGGCACAAGCCGATTTTGAAACTAAAAGGGGCATTCCCGCAGGAAAGGTACTGGTAGTGGCTCCCAACGGTTTCTACAACGAGGCGATTTCCGAAAATCTGTATCTGGGCAATTGCATGAGTCGCCGTGCCGTCTACATGTACGGAAGCGCCCTGCCTAAAGACGAAAAAGGGCATGTCGGCTCCGGGTTGGGAAAAACCATCAGCACCGGTACAGGGGCATTGTTGTCACCTTCGTTTGAGGTGAAACCGGGGGACAAAGAGCTTGTGACACTCTATATTGACGGATTGGAAATGCAGTTTCAGGATGTGCCGGGTACGGAAGCTCCGGCAGAGTTTCATGTATATATAAAAAAATACCGGGCGCTTTGTCCGGGTGAGAATGTAACCCATACTCTGCATAACCTGCTGACGTCGCGCGGAGCAAAGGTACGCGACCCTAAAGCGTTTGGCAAAGCCATTGACGATGCGATCCGCCTATTCGGAAATATGGAGTGCCTCATTGGCAACCATCACTGGCCCACCTGGGGAAACGCCGAATGTATCGCCCTGATGGAAAAGCAGCGCGACCTCTACCTCTACTTCAACGATCAGGTAATCCGCCTGCTCAATAAGGGTATGAATATGGAAGAAATAGCTGAAACGTTCACCCTGCCTGACAGCCTGAACTGCGAGTTCTACAACCGAGGCTACTACGGAACGGTGAACCACGATGTGAAGGCAGTTGTACAGCGCTATATCGGCTGGTGGGACGGCAACCCGGCCAATTATTTCAAGTATCCCGACAAAGAGGTGGCCCTGCGTTTCGTAGCCGATATGGGAGGAGCCGATGCCGTGTTGCGAAAAGCGATGGAATATTTCAAGAAGGCCGACTACCGCTGGACGGTGGAGCTGACGCGGCAGGTGGTATTCAATGATCCTGAAAATATGCAAGCCCGTTACTTGCAGGCCGATGCACTGGAACAACTGGCTTATTCGTTCGAAAGTGGCACGTGGCGTAACATCTTTCTGAGCGCAGCGTTCGAATTGCGCGGCGAACCGATGGGAGTACTGCCTCGTACCAATAAAGAGTTTATCACTCAGGCGACTGCTACGTTGAAAACACTGACTCCTGAGTATATATTCGAATATTTCGCCACCTTGGTGAACGGTGTGGAAGCCGGAAAGGCTAACCTGTTGCTGTATGTTCATTTTGACGATACGAATCAGACCCATGAACTGCATTTGGTGAACGGCGTGCTGCATCATAAAGATAAAACCGAAGATAAAGAGTTGGCGGAGAAAAACGTCATCACCTTTGCCGGCGTGGAAGCGTTCGCGGAGGATTTCCGGTTGCGTATGCTTACCTTGCATCCGGACGATTGCCCGGGTACAAAGACAGACGGTGGGGCGAGTCTTACCTCCTTATACCAATTTTTTGATACATTCAATGGGATGTGGAACATTGTAGAGCCTCTTGACTCGACCCCCCGGAAAAGGACCTATCTGCTGAGTGGGTTCGTAACCGGTACAACTATCCAATGGGACATATCCGCCAGTGCTTGTTATGACTCCATCACTCATATTTATGATGATACGGGAAAAAGTTATGCCTGCGCCATTAAAAAGAAGACGGGTAACGACAATTTGATTACACTGGCCCAGGGGCAAGCGCTATTTATGGGAAAAGACCTTTATATAGATATTTCATCTTCATTGGCTCATAGGATAGATGTCAAGATAGACACATGGACAACAGTCGGGCCGAAAGGTGTGCTCCTGCATAAAAGTATCTATATGGAAGACTCGACGGATAATGACTATAACGATGTGTGCATCACGCTTACAGGAGGTTGCGGAATATAA
- a CDS encoding leucine-rich repeat protein, translated as MKAMKLITALGLATLALTACTNEDEMRNNTLPEGAVHLTAQIEGVQTRAPQLDAEGKGSFDPADEWGMYTFTGDATSPAYSNENIAYKADNSSPLYWEDLSETSPVTFSAHYPRITEAIANPAAYMHTPLEWNKTDDLLHATATASKGGTVTLTFKHLMHRLIINLTAGEGMTGTDLTTALINSAGKNGDYTMYGDVEVNLLTGEVNYGRHGSLIQLTNASSGNADWKVAPQDLRAGAEWLRIMVGEDMWCYNVPDNLNSSNPAHPTRLESGKQLTLNLTLKKNQQTGQTEVELSGSDISGWGNGGTITDDVVIGGNTPADGNINMIGKTAEEVKAAIKAAFDAGITEFTLTGPIANLGLSGSSAMNPFYNTAVTKLDLSGVTGWEPVNIDGNSNSTKTVVGVPETAFLYCTALETVVLPEEVKAIGADAFHYCSSLSKINLENVTHIGKSAFADCSALEEVDMSEVTTIYEGAFRRAGLIALSLPKATSISEGITDGNSGGIGSFASCQLLVSVEAPFLTNTGYFSFAGCSALEIVNMPELTEINERAFFNTGLESINLDKVITVGKQAFSRCEKLTKVELPALATIGEQAFQDCIGLEEIELPATTIGSYLFGGCTELTTLSLPNAEIFGYSIVADCSLLTNLKLTAAGALVNVDGEAIWESTFGIPLSSDFRYGNCAIMLNADKKQSGAGSPTVTDASTWVSQTWKSITFEQE; from the coding sequence ATGAAAGCAATGAAACTTATCACCGCCCTCGGGCTTGCTACGCTGGCCCTGACGGCATGTACCAATGAAGACGAAATGCGGAACAATACGCTACCCGAAGGCGCAGTACACCTCACTGCTCAAATAGAGGGAGTGCAGACACGCGCACCGCAGCTTGATGCCGAAGGCAAAGGCTCGTTCGACCCTGCTGACGAATGGGGCATGTACACTTTTACGGGAGATGCCACATCCCCGGCATACAGTAACGAAAACATCGCTTACAAGGCTGACAACAGCTCCCCGCTCTATTGGGAAGACCTGAGTGAAACATCCCCCGTCACCTTCTCCGCACATTATCCGCGCATCACGGAAGCCATTGCCAATCCTGCGGCATATATGCATACACCTTTAGAGTGGAACAAGACAGACGACCTGCTCCACGCCACTGCCACAGCAAGCAAAGGCGGGACGGTGACACTGACATTCAAGCATCTGATGCACCGGCTCATCATCAACCTGACCGCGGGAGAAGGCATGACCGGCACGGATTTGACCACTGCCTTGATAAATTCCGCGGGAAAGAATGGCGATTATACGATGTATGGCGACGTGGAGGTTAACCTGTTGACCGGTGAGGTCAACTATGGCCGGCATGGGAGCTTGATACAACTTACCAACGCAAGTAGTGGCAATGCCGACTGGAAAGTGGCGCCCCAAGACCTGAGAGCAGGTGCGGAATGGCTCAGGATAATGGTTGGCGAGGATATGTGGTGCTATAATGTACCTGACAACTTGAACAGCAGCAATCCCGCCCATCCCACCCGCCTCGAAAGCGGTAAGCAGCTCACCCTCAACCTCACGCTGAAAAAGAATCAGCAGACGGGACAGACCGAGGTGGAACTCTCCGGTTCCGACATCTCCGGCTGGGGCAATGGCGGAACGATTACGGACGATGTAGTGATAGGCGGAAATACGCCTGCTGACGGTAACATTAACATGATCGGCAAGACCGCCGAAGAAGTGAAAGCCGCCATTAAAGCCGCTTTCGATGCGGGCATCACCGAGTTTACGTTGACAGGCCCCATTGCCAATTTAGGGTTGTCGGGCTCCTCCGCAATGAATCCATTTTATAATACCGCGGTGACAAAGTTAGACCTTTCCGGCGTGACGGGTTGGGAGCCCGTAAACATAGACGGAAATAGCAATTCCACCAAAACCGTGGTAGGAGTGCCTGAAACCGCCTTTTTATATTGTACCGCCTTGGAGACGGTAGTCCTGCCCGAAGAGGTGAAAGCCATAGGGGCTGATGCTTTCCACTATTGCTCATCGCTCTCCAAGATTAATCTGGAGAATGTCACACACATCGGTAAGAGCGCTTTCGCGGACTGTTCGGCTTTGGAAGAAGTCGATATGTCCGAAGTTACCACCATTTACGAAGGAGCCTTCCGGCGTGCTGGGTTGATTGCCCTCTCTCTTCCCAAAGCCACTTCGATTAGCGAAGGAATTACAGATGGTAACTCAGGTGGTATCGGTTCGTTTGCCAGTTGTCAATTACTGGTTTCTGTCGAAGCCCCTTTCCTGACTAATACGGGGTACTTCTCATTCGCAGGCTGTTCGGCACTCGAAATCGTAAACATGCCTGAACTGACGGAAATCAACGAAAGAGCATTCTTTAATACGGGCTTGGAGAGCATAAATCTCGATAAAGTGATAACGGTAGGCAAACAAGCGTTTAGTAGATGCGAGAAATTGACCAAAGTAGAACTACCTGCCCTTGCGACTATTGGCGAGCAAGCCTTTCAAGATTGTATAGGGCTGGAAGAAATAGAACTGCCTGCCACTACTATTGGTAGTTATTTGTTTGGAGGTTGCACCGAATTAACCACCCTCTCGCTACCCAATGCCGAAATCTTTGGTTATAGCATTGTGGCTGATTGCTCACTCCTTACCAATCTAAAACTGACTGCAGCAGGCGCGTTAGTTAACGTTGATGGTGAGGCCATATGGGAATCAACTTTTGGGATACCGTTATCTTCGGACTTCCGGTACGGTAATTGTGCCATCATGCTGAACGCCGACAAGAAGCAGTCCGGCGCAGGTTCGCCCACGGTGACAGACGCGAGCACTTGGGTGAGTCAGACTTGGAAGAGCATTACGTTTGAACAAGAATAA